The DNA segment GGTAGCTGCGTTGCCATGTCAGGGGCCAGGCCGGGTTCCAGTGCGGGTCGAGGCCTGTCAGGGCGTGGGTGCGGGCAGGAGTGAGCTGGGCTGCCCGTTTGCGTTGGGTGGCGAGCCAGCGGCCGAGGGCGAACCCGGTTTCGGGCTCGTGGTGGTCGACGGGGGCGGCGAGGTGGCCGTGGGCGGAGGCGTAGGCGGCGGCGTGGGCGAGGCCGCGGTCCCAGGCTTGTTGGTGGGGGTTCCAGATGATGCCGAGTTGTTCGAGGGCGTGAGTGCGTGCGGGGTCGAGGGCGTTTTGGTTGTGGAGGTGTCGTTGCCAGGTGAGCCAGCGCCCCAGGGCGAAGCCCGTCGGGTCCTCGTAGATCTGGGGGATGTCGAGGTGGTGATGGGTGCGGTGGTAGCGGCGGGCTGCGCCCAGGCCGCGGCGCCATTCAGCGCTCTTTGGTTTCAGGACGCGCAGGGTGAGGGCGAGGGCGACTTCGTCGGCCTGGGTGGGGCGGTCGAAGTGGAGCCAGTGTCCGGGATCGTCGCCGGTGAGGGTGGGACGGTGGGTGCGGGGGTCGGCGAGGCGTGCTTCGAGGCGGCCGTCGTGGGCGCGGAGGGCTTGGATGGTGCGCCACAGCGGGGTGTAGGCGTCGGCGCCGAGGAGGTCGTCGGGGTTTTCGTCGGGGGTGAGGTAGACGGGGACGATCAGGGTGGCCTTCTTGTTCGCACCGGGTTGCTGGCGTAGGGCGCGGCCGACGGCCTGGACGGTGTCGACGGGGCTGTTCTTGGGGTCGGCAAAGACGACGGCGTCGATGGAGGGGACGTCGATGCCTTCACCGAGGACGCGGGCATTGGCCAGGACCGCAGGTTGCTCGGGGTGGGTGTGGGCGGCGAAGTCGAGGAGAATTCGGCGCCGGACGCGGGGTGGGTGGGTGCCGCTGATCCATTGCGACCACAGGCCGTCGGGCTGCAGGTCGGTGGGGAGGGCGGCTGCGGTGTCGGGGAGGGTGGTGGCGAACGCTCGGGCATCGGCGACGCGGTGGTGGAAGGTCAGGACGCGGCGCAGCTTGTGGTCGTGGATGGCTTTGAGGACGGCGACTTGGCGGCCTGCGAGGCGCAGGCCGTCGACACCGGCGCCGGGGCTGGTGGCAAGCCAGTCGCGCAGGGTGGTGTCGTCGACAACGGGAACGAGAATCTGGTAGTCGGCGAGCAAACCGAGGTCGATGGCGTCGGACAGGGACAGCCGGTAGGCGACAGGGCCGAAGAGGGATTCGTCGTCCATGGAGGCGACGGGGACCTCGGCTCGGTCTTGGTCTGGATCCCAGACGCGGGGCGTGGCGGTGAGATAGAGCCGGCGGGCTGCGGGGACCTGTTCGTCGTGGTGGATACCGGCCCAGGCTTTGCCGAGGCGGCCGGCGGTGCGGTGGGCCTCGTCGACGATCACCAGATCCCATGGGGGCAGGCCGTGGCTCTGATGGGCGGCGATAACCGTGGGCAGGGAGGCGTAGGTGGCGTAGACCGTGACTGGCTCGCCCGTGCTCTGACTGGTCAGGGCGGTGAGCTCGGCGGGGCTGGTGGTCATCGGCAGGTCGCCGGTCGGTGTGCGGTCGATTGCCTGCCGTGCCGAGCAGACGGCGACCGCTGTGCCTTTGCGGCCTGTTGCCTGCCAGGAGCGGGCCGTCTGGGACAGCAGGTCCAGGGTGGGGACGAGCAGCATGACGCGGCCTCGGGGGGTGAGGCGGCTTGCGGTGCGGGCAGCGATGAGGGTCTTGCCGGTGCCGCAGGCGGCGATCACGCTGGCCCTGGGGTGGGTGCGGAGTGTGTTGACGGCTGCTGTGACGGCTTCCTTCTGATGCGGTCGCAGGTCCATGGGGGTGGGCGGCATGTTCTCCTGCCGGTCGTCAGGCTCGGACGCGGTGGTGGGTCAGGTGGGCGAGGACGTGCTGGTTGGCTTCCCAGCCGTCGGGGAATTTCGCGGGGACGCCGAGGTGGACGGGGTCGTTGGAGGGGTGGCTGTCGAGGAGGTCGGCGATGCCGGAGCGGGCGACGACGATGCAGGCGTGCCGGTGGCGTGAGGCGAGCACGCACAGACGTCCGGCTTCGAGGTGGAAGGCGGAGGAGTCGCGGCGCCCGGACAGGGGGTGCAAGACGATGGTGATCGCGTATTCGCGGCCCTGGAGGCGGTTGGCGGTGTCGGCGCGTACGCCGTGGGTGCGGGGGGTGCGGTTGAGGAGTTGCTGGATGAGGCGGGCCTGTTCGCGGTGAGCCGTGCCGATGGCGATGTCCTGGGCTTCGAGTTCGCGTCCGGAGGGATGCTTCTCGCACACGGCTTGGGCGCCGCGGTCCAGCAGCCGGGCGGCCAGGGCGACGGTGGCGCGGGCGGCTTCGGGGTCGGTGCGGGCAGTGTGTCGGGGCGGCAGCTCGTGCAGGGCCCAGCCGGAGCGGGCGGCCTCCTCGATGGTGTCGTCGAGGGTGCTGCGCATGCCGCTGGTGGTGAAGTGCAGGCTGCGTGTCTGGGGGGCGGTGCCGGCTTGGAAAGGGTTGAAGGGGTAGAAGGCGCGGGCGACAAGGCTTGCCGCGGAGGTCGGAAGGCGCCAGGAGACGGGGAGCCTGTGGATGGTGGCGTCGTTGTGGTTCATCAGGACGGTGACGGCACTGTTCATGGGGTCGTGGGGCAGGCCGATCCAGCGGGGGGTGTGGATGGTGGAGAACGGGTCGAGCTGGCCGGGGTCTCCGACGAAGAGGGCTTGTTCGAAGAGCTTGGCGATCAGTAGCAGGGCGTCGGAGCGCATCTGGTAGGCCTCGTCGATGATGGCCCACCGCCAGCGGGGGCCGTCGACGTTCGCCCATTTTTTGGCGGTTGCCACGATGACGTCGCAGGCGAGGACATCTTTGATGTCCGTGCTGATGGTTGTGCCCGTCAGGCCGTAGATACGGTCGGGGACCTGGTAGGTGTGTCCGGTCAGGCGTCCCAGGCGCAGCTGAGGGGTTTGGGGGTCGGCGAGGCGGATGAGAAGGTCGTCGACCTGGTGGTTGGTCTGGGCGATGATGATGCACCGTTCGCCTGCTGCGGCGAGGGTGTGGGCGGCTTGGGCGACCAGAGTGGATTTCCCGGCGCCGGGCGGCGAGTCGACGACGAGGGCCTGGTCGTTGCCGGCGGCGAGCGTGTCAAGGACGCCGTCGACGGCCGCGGCAGCCATCTCGGCGGGTGAGGGTGCGGGCGGGTTCATGGCTGGGTCTCCTCGGCCTCGTCCAGGGCGGCGGGGTGGTCGTGCTGGGGGCCGCCGTGGGTCCAGGGGGTGTTGTCGCGGCTGGGGAAGGGCGGCTGCCGGAAGAACTCAGGTGCGAGGGTGAGCTGGAGGTGGTCGCCGACGGCGGGTACGGACGTGCGGTTGGGTTTGGCGACGGTGCCCTTTTGTGTCGTGACCTCGAGCAGGAGGTCGGTGCCGCCGTCGCGCGGTGTGATGTCCCGGATGGCCAGGTGCACGCGGGGGTTGTGTGGGCTGGTCAGCAGGTGTCCGACGTCCAGGCGTACGGGGTCGGTGGTGTGCAGGGTGAAGCGTGGCCAGAGCTGGAGGCGGCCGGTGGGGCCGGTGATGGTGCGGTCGGGGTCGGTGTCGATGACGATGCCGGCCAGTGCTTCTCCGGTGGTGCGCCGCTCGGCCATGATAAAGGGGTCTTCCAGTGCGCGGCGTGCTTCGAAGGCGCCGGCGGCCTGTTCCAGGCGGGCCAGGCGGCGGGCGGCGGAGACCGCGTCGTCCTTGATGGGCTGGGGGCGGCCGTCGTCGGCGAGGTAGGTGCTGAAGGAGGTGAAGCGGTCGCGGTCGGCGTCCCAGCGCCGGTGGGCGTCCGGGGTCTGGGGCAGGCTGCGCAGCAGGGCCAGAGCGTCCCAGGCGTCGTCCCAGGTGGGGGTCAGATAGGTGTGCAGAAGGTCGTGCAGCCGTTGGGTGTGCCGGGTCATGGCGGCGGTGTTTCCTTCCTCGGCGGCGGTGCCGAAGGCCTTGAGGAGGGGGTCGAGTTCGATGGTGTCGAACGAGGGGTCGGTGGCCGGGCCGGCGGGCTGACGGTGAGGGGCTTCGGCGGCGAGGGCCGCGTGCAGGCCGGTGGTGCCGGGCGGTGGGTTGATCCAGGCCAGGAGGGTGGCGAGGTGTTCGTCCTCCAGGGGGCTTTGGCCG comes from the Streptomyces sp. NBC_00525 genome and includes:
- a CDS encoding DEAD/DEAH box helicase, which translates into the protein MPPTPMDLRPHQKEAVTAAVNTLRTHPRASVIAACGTGKTLIAARTASRLTPRGRVMLLVPTLDLLSQTARSWQATGRKGTAVAVCSARQAIDRTPTGDLPMTTSPAELTALTSQSTGEPVTVYATYASLPTVIAAHQSHGLPPWDLVIVDEAHRTAGRLGKAWAGIHHDEQVPAARRLYLTATPRVWDPDQDRAEVPVASMDDESLFGPVAYRLSLSDAIDLGLLADYQILVPVVDDTTLRDWLATSPGAGVDGLRLAGRQVAVLKAIHDHKLRRVLTFHHRVADARAFATTLPDTAAALPTDLQPDGLWSQWISGTHPPRVRRRILLDFAAHTHPEQPAVLANARVLGEGIDVPSIDAVVFADPKNSPVDTVQAVGRALRQQPGANKKATLIVPVYLTPDENPDDLLGADAYTPLWRTIQALRAHDGRLEARLADPRTHRPTLTGDDPGHWLHFDRPTQADEVALALTLRVLKPKSAEWRRGLGAARRYHRTHHHLDIPQIYEDPTGFALGRWLTWQRHLHNQNALDPARTHALEQLGIIWNPHQQAWDRGLAHAAAYASAHGHLAAPVDHHEPETGFALGRWLATQRKRAAQLTPARTHALTGLDPHWNPAWPLTWQRSYHAARHHQEAGHILTDVPRTFVTPEGIRLGEWLRTQRSTPPTHPGQLRLLQDLGLHTTTPPSTPQPPLTAREQSFRRGLEAATVFLAREGHLNVPQRHIEHLAEGPVRLGQWLTNARRRWDRLPPERRLTLTELGIQPSAPGPGTHQ
- a CDS encoding AAA domain-containing protein, with the protein product MNPPAPSPAEMAAAAVDGVLDTLAAGNDQALVVDSPPGAGKSTLVAQAAHTLAAAGERCIIIAQTNHQVDDLLIRLADPQTPQLRLGRLTGHTYQVPDRIYGLTGTTISTDIKDVLACDVIVATAKKWANVDGPRWRWAIIDEAYQMRSDALLLIAKLFEQALFVGDPGQLDPFSTIHTPRWIGLPHDPMNSAVTVLMNHNDATIHRLPVSWRLPTSAASLVARAFYPFNPFQAGTAPQTRSLHFTTSGMRSTLDDTIEEAARSGWALHELPPRHTARTDPEAARATVALAARLLDRGAQAVCEKHPSGRELEAQDIAIGTAHREQARLIQQLLNRTPRTHGVRADTANRLQGREYAITIVLHPLSGRRDSSAFHLEAGRLCVLASRHRHACIVVARSGIADLLDSHPSNDPVHLGVPAKFPDGWEANQHVLAHLTHHRVRA